AAAGGCAGAAGAGGTGCCAAAATTGCCAAACTGGGTATGTTAGACTGCTGCCACTGTACaggggatggatggatggagatgtTTTCATGACTCGCACTGTGTCTGGCTTGATTGCCTAAATTAAAGGCCTTAACAGGTcttaaatacaattaaatataatattctaTGTCTTAGATAGAATTTTGCAAGTATTAACTGTATTTTAAGGCTGTGCTGTTGCTCTGCTGAGAAATCAAACCTCTTGCAGATTTTCTTTTGATATATTAACCTTTCATTTTCAGATGAAACttacagtgaaatgaaacttaTGGGAACCGTGTGTCTGTAAATGTGACACAAGACAAGAATCAATGAGAGTTTATATTCTTACCTGGTTGTTGATTAGGTTCTATCAGTATTATTGGCCAGTTTTCACATGTTCATGACGTAtagattaaaacattttttattcctAATTATCCTGTGATATGACCTTCCAAAGACATTTGTCACAATGTCTTGTAATCTGAGTTGATCTAAATTAAATCAATCTTAAACTTGGGGAAGaggtgtgtgtttcccaccaaTGGCATGATGAAGGTCTTCATACATCAACTACAGTGTATAATATTCTATCTGCCCAACCCTCAGCCACTGCCCCACCCAATAAGAAGCGGGCATGGAGCTGGCCTGCTTActtggaggaggagagggccaTCGCTGCTCCCATTAAACTATTCAAAGAGGTATTTTTTTCCATATATACATAGGTATAAACACCAGTCAATTTATTTAAGTGTAACCAGatggttttgtttatttggtcTCAGTTAAGACTGTGCTCTGATGGACATTTGTTTTACAGCACCAGTCGTTTCCTCAAAGCAGGAACAGTTTTAAGGTGGGAATGAAGCTGGAGGGGCTGGACCCGTCTCACCCGTCTCTTTTCTGCGTACTCACTGTTGCAGAGGTACGGATGCCAGTAGTTTGTGGCTTTGGTTCCGCAAAGAAAAAACTTTTCGTATCTTTATCCCTGCTCATTACAAAGAGTTTCGCTCATACATCCCCTTGCCTCTCAGATCCAAGGCTATAGGGTAAGGCTCCACTTTGATGGTTACCCAGAATGCTACGACTTCTGGGCCAACGCCGACTCGTGGGATTTGAAACCAGCTGGTTGGTGTGAGAAGAATGGACACAAGCTATTGCTGCCCAAAGGTattggagacacacacacaaacacaaacacacacacggacaagCTGACACGTCTATCTGTGATTTTCCAACCTTCCTGAGTAAGTTTGTCTCGTAGGCTGTAAGGATGGAGAGTTTAATTGGAGCATGTATGTGAAGAACTGCAGAGGTCAGCTGGCCCCAAAACACCTTTTCAAGAGTCTTAACACCGTGagtgtcaaacacacacactctgtgtacTCTTAAGCCATCAGATTGTTCTTAAATTCAGGGTTTGTATGTGCTAAATgtgtatgtttcttttttatgttgtaCATTTTAGTCTGTGACTCCGTCTGGATTCAGAGCAGGGATGAAACTGGAGGCGGTCGACCGGAAGAACCCGTCGCTGATCTGCGTAGCAACCATCGCTGCTGTTGTTGACAACCGACTGCTCATTCACTTTGACAACTGGGATGACACATACGATTATTGGTATGGGCCTGGTTTAAGCATGATAGGACAGATATTCTCCAGTCCACTCGGAGGAGTGCTGTAGCTTTAAATCCAGCTGATATTTTCCAAGTTTACAAGTCTGCACAACATCAGCATGGCACCTGTGTAGGCGTGAAGAGTATGGAAAGCTTTAGGAAATGAATTTGCTGAGGTCTTCTGGATAAGTTTGGAAATTTGACAAAAAGTTGGACAAACATACATAACAACAGAGTTTATGCAGCTGCAACACATTTGGAAAAATCTAAACCTGGGCTGTTATTGTGCACCTGCTCACCTagtaattgtgtttttgtcaaggTGTGATGCTAGCAGTCCATACATCCATCCTGTGGGCTACTGTGAAGAGGCTGAGCTAACTCTGACCACTCCAGCTGGTAAGACACAGACCAAGACACACGTGGGTCAGTATAAACTACTTTAATATACTGTAGGGCCCAAATAATGCAGAATCTAACATTATCAGAAATAAATACTAATACAAATCTAGATTCTGCTGATAAAGTTGATAAAATGATTGTTGTGCCTTAGATGTATTTTTCCAAAGAATCTTATTTctcaaaattattttataagtAGATTTAAATGTAGGTTAATGGAGAAATGCATGCTGCTGTTAGCTCCTGTGGATGACCAGGTAGTCACCAGCTTTCAATCCACAGGACATGTACCACAGGACTGAAActgctgtgttcatgtgtggCCCGTCAGCCGTGACTGATGGATCTAATGAGTCTTTATTCCCTCTAGAATATAAGCAACCCAAGAGTTTCTCATGGGAGAAATACCTGGAAGAGACGGGCACACAGGCAGCACCTGCTCGGGCCTTCAAACCGGTACAAATATACAAGttcaatatatataatttataacaTGTACGATAGAAGTCAGAATACAGTCATGTGATATTTTTCGTTGTTCCCTGTGTTTGCAGCGACCGCCACACGGCTTCCAGATAGGAATGAAAGTGGAAGCTGTTGATAAGAGGAACCCTATGCTCATCCGTGTTGCCACTAtagtggacacagaggaccaccGACTAAAGGTGCAGCACGTGTCCTCAGCGAGATGTTTTGACCTGCTCTGTGCTCAGCTTGTGTCTAATTTGCTGTTTCCTCACCTCTTCTCGTCTAGATTCATTTTGACGGCTGGAGTTCAGAGTATGACTACTGGGTGGAGACAGACTGCCCTGATCTTCACCCCGTAGGGTGGTGTCAGAAAACTGGACACCCACTACAATACCCTAACGGTGAGAGGCGCGCCTCCTGCCTGACATTCAGTGAGGTCAGTCGAGGTTTCTTAGGAGGAGGACCCAAAATTGTAATTTCAACAGATGAGTCAGCACAGTTTGTCTCAGCCTTCATCTCAGTCCTGCATGTGGTGGTGGGAGGAATCTGTAATGAAGTCAAAATGGAAATGGTCTTGCAGTTGTTTGCATAGTTTTATTAACACTCCCTTGCGTGTGTGCATATTGCAGGCTCCAGTGATTTATTGACTGCCCCAGGACAAGGATGTCCTACCCCAGGATGCAACGGGGTTGGCCACATCAGAGGACCTCGCTATGGGACCCACTACACGTTAGTGTACTCAATTTTGTGCTTTCAGTCTCTTTCTTGtgttgttctttctctttgtttcctatttttttcccccaatctTAGTGTCATGTGACACGTATATGATAATTTTTTCTTGTTATCTCCCCActgaatatattttgtattcttttattttaacaacCCACTtatactgaatttatttttcatctcattAAGCTCTTACTTGTTACTTTGCTTTTACCCTCTGTTATGCACCCGCCCCTGTACCATCTATGAAAACATCACTTTCTGAACTATTATTCTGATTTCCTTTCTATCTTTGCTGTATCCCTTTGCTGATGCTCAAACAGCACATTCTCATCccactttttttattatcaatgtCTGTGTATgcactggaggagaagaaagagtcTCTGTGttcttaaatgtaatttatactTGTGTGGgctgtgtaaatgtgttgcttgtgtgtgtatgtgtgggagtTTAGAGTCTTTAAGGTGATTTTTAGCTGCTTTTCCTTCCTATTTGTTGTAACCTGCTAAATTGCAGAGCATCAGAAGTAAAAAGTGGATGTCTGTCTCATTCATGATGTATTTTAGGCGTGGGTAACGTTTGTGTGGCTTGTGTGTGCAGTCAGGTGAGCTGTCCCTACTCGGAGATGAATCTGAACAAAGAGGGCTTGCTGCCAGATCGCCTCAGTGGAGAACGACCCTCCACCCTCGGTGGGCCTCATCCTCGTGGGCGTCGTCCCGACCCTCACGCAAACACTACGACACCGACCTCCTCAACGCCAGACCAGCAGGAAGGAGCTGAAGACTCCCAGAACAGGTTCGCTGCAGAGCACTTACAAGGCCGTCACTCTACCCTGtaacaaaaacagcatgaacACTCTCTGAAAGCCACCAACACTCCCAAGAGAACCCCTATCAGTGTTTTGCATGCAACTCTATCCATTGGTCTGTACCAGAGAGTGGGTTATCTGTGTTGCTAGGAAACCAGTGACAGTGGAAGCTGAGCGTTCAGGACGCAACAGCCAGCTGGAGCCACTTGGTGGAGCCAATGAGCAGAGCCACAATGGAACAAGGCCTAAACGGtacagacaagacaagagacTATCACACGAAGCTGTGGTCGAGGTCCATCAGAGAGTAACTTCTAACtgacatgttgttgttttcttcaggACCGCCCCAGTTCCCAAATACCTGAAAATGCACTATGTTAAAGAGGAGAGTGGTGACAGTAAAGGTGAGTGTGAAGGCGCGTCGCATAAGGTGAGATAAAGCATTTAGATCACCACCTCACTCCCACTGACCCACTCCCTTCCTGCTTCGCTCCCCACAGCCTCTCCAGACGCCATCTCTCTCCAGCAGGCCCTCCACGAGTCTGTGTTTTCCCCCGGcatctctgcctctcccccCCACCGGGTGGCTCTCTGCTGGGACAAACACTGCCAGCTGCTGCCCGAGGTCCTGGGGCTGACTGCCAAGAGAGTGGCCACTTGGAGCGCTGAGGAGGTCAGACATgcgtacacactcacactgcacaAACTCATTCACTCATCCAACATGAAGGCATCTAGATGCGATTGTGGTTGTTCTGGTGAATTGGCGCGCTTTGGCTGCCTGTCTGGTTAACAAATGAGTTTCAATAAAGGCACTTTGATTAGTGGACAAACATTTATTGATTCAGACATCCCGTGTTTGTAGGTCTTGGCTGTaagttgtttgtctttgtttatcaGGTTGCCACTTTTGTCAAAGGACTCCCAGGATGTAAAGAACATGCTGCTACATTTAAAACAGAGGTGAGCACTTCATCGCCAACCAGGACttcaacatacacacaaactcactaAGTCTCAGGATTCAAATACTGATTACTTTAATTAACAATTGATAAAAattctgttttaatgtttaattagttgTCAAAAATTGATTAGAGCCCAGAATGACTAACAGATTAACAGCTGGGCGTCTCGATTTTACAAATCTGtgaaataattacataattGATTCAGCACTAAGCAAGATTTGTGCTATAATGTCTAGTGAATGAGTGTAACCATTCACAAAcgtttgtttttgctctgatATAAAAGGTTACTTTCTTGACTATCTCATGAAAGAGCTCACTCTGATTTGAATTGACAGCTTTCTAATTTTGCACTTCAAGTGGCTCTTTCAGAAAACTTTCACTAATTTCTTCtggttttttaaatttttttattcacatttcctACAGTTATAATTCACCCCTCAAGTCAGAGCCTAACTTCTGCACAATTGTGAAAAATGCTATAAAGTCTACAAGGGGCTGGAGTTTAGCATAAACTCCTGTGAATAATGAGTCTCTGAGTGtaacattattaacattatttagaaggctaatgttagcagaCGTCCTAACTAGTAACTCTAATTAGGGTGAACGCCTGTGAATGATGAGTCTTAATCAGCATATAACCAGTTTCAAAATGAACAATATTTCACGCATTtggatggttttttttttccaatgagTTCATGACATTGACGAGTCGCTTTGGTTTGCTGTTGTTAGTTGGTCTTCTACCAGAAATACATGGGAGGCAGAAGCTCTGTGGTGGATTATCGTGCGTGAGCAGTAGCCTCGCTGTTCACAAGAGATGCACCGTTTCTCcactcaagtgtgtgtgtgtgtgtgtgtgtgtgtgtgtgtgtgtgtgtgtgtgtgagacaagcagacacacatacagactaaagcagacagacagtgaggcTGGTGCAGAGAAATGGTGCTTCTCTGGTGAACAGTGAGGCAACTACTCACCTGAGAATTGACATTAATGATGAATATGAATCAGCAGCTTCAGTTTAAAGAATCggggaaacaaaacaaaaacggagacatgcagcaaaaaaatcttctctttttttttccttaaagcAAATAGATGGAGAGGCCTTCCTGCTGCTCACCCAAACAGACATCGTCAAGATCCTGTCGATCAAGTTAGGACCTGCCCTGAAGATCTACAACTCCATCCTTATGTTAAAGAACGCAGACGAAGAGTAAAACTCCGAGTCCCTTGGCTCAAGCTTAAGACATTTGATCAAATCAGCCAGAACAGGTTTCATGTGTCGCAGGAGAAACAAGTGGAAGCCATCATCTTTACAAACGTCCATCTGTCCcccgtctccctcctctctccatgaTGAACAGTACAGATCAGCCCGAGGGAGAGTTTTACATGATACCTACATCGTGTTTGTTTACTgaatcattacaaaaaaaaaactacaggcACCTTCCATGCTTCTTAACATTGTACAGTTTATGAATTGGATTTACTGTCATGACTCTGTTGCTTTTCCCGTTTTATTTGAAGTGTAATGGTGCTGGAGCTCAGAGCAGACGGAACAAGAGCGTTTGTGCTTCGTTCGTTTTTACTTGGCAatagattgttttgttttttttcttttcttttgtttttttaagctgCAAAATACAATCGTGAGACGGTGAGAAGTTTTTAAGTGTGAAACTCAGTGGAGCAGAAGCACTATGTAGTTCAGCCTCTCTCCTCTAGATGGAGGAAACCGGTCGCTCCACAGGCCCAAAGGCAGGAGAGTTTGTTAAAATTGGAGCTGGCATGAGCTTAGATTGAAAGGGGGGCAGTAAacgctgtgtgtgagtgtgtttgtttgtatgtgtacaAAAGTGTGTTTGAGAAATGAGGATGTAATTTCCCaccagcttgtgtgtgttgcttcTCTGGTCAGAGGATTGTTGTGCGACGAGCAAGGCTAAGGGCTAATTGTTAAATCAAGGAAACTCGCAGTCTTTTAAGGTGGAACGAGACAATGAACcagctctgtttgtctctgtctgctttttgtGGGAACGGCACATGGAcatgaatgtttaaaaaaaaaaacccaaaaaacagcttttagttgttttgttgATATTGATTATCTTGTTTGGTTCCAATAACCTCTGTCATTCACTATTGTAAATAGTATACAGCTACAAAAGGACTGTCCTCCCTACCAGAGTTTACTCCTGCTTGGTTATGCAAAGGCTTGACATCTGTCTACAGGGAAGGACGCTGGGACA
The nucleotide sequence above comes from Pempheris klunzingeri isolate RE-2024b chromosome 8, fPemKlu1.hap1, whole genome shotgun sequence. Encoded proteins:
- the l3mbtl1b gene encoding lethal(3)malignant brain tumor-like protein 4 isoform X3, whose translation is MTDTPPSDGPSQGAEFDMMGALDWKDGIATLPGSDIRFRMTEFGTLEIVTDLEVKGQEAEPNCETLDPAQSHTPTPPPEGQSQPGTATAPANQSQPGSSQGKAPGPVLLSLEEGPSMEGPSVEVGPSVEVGSSADVGPNGELSRCRACGGRVTRDALLQGKFCSSICAQPSSGRSSPGEARESQAVEGERLGKRVRKKRKIYMDSGDEEEDNQEEPEEKAKATKGRRGAKIAKLATAPPNKKRAWSWPAYLEEERAIAAPIKLFKEHQSFPQSRNSFKVGMKLEGLDPSHPSLFCVLTVAEIQGYRVRLHFDGYPECYDFWANADSWDLKPAGWCEKNGHKLLLPKVCLVGCKDGEFNWSMYVKNCRGQLAPKHLFKSLNTSVTPSGFRAGMKLEAVDRKNPSLICVATIAAVVDNRLLIHFDNWDDTYDYWCDASSPYIHPVGYCEEAELTLTTPAEYKQPKSFSWEKYLEETGTQAAPARAFKPRPPHGFQIGMKVEAVDKRNPMLIRVATIVDTEDHRLKIHFDGWSSEYDYWVETDCPDLHPVGWCQKTGHPLQYPNGSSDLLTAPGQGCPTPGCNGVGHIRGPRYGTHYTQVSCPYSEMNLNKEGLLPDRLSGERPSTLGGPHPRGRRPDPHANTTTPTSSTPDQQEGAEDSQNRKPVTVEAERSGRNSQLEPLGGANEQSHNGTRPKRTAPVPKYLKMHYVKEESGDSKASPDAISLQQALHESVFSPGISASPPHRVALCWDKHCQLLPEVLGLTAKRVATWSAEEVATFVKGLPGCKEHAATFKTEQIDGEAFLLLTQTDIVKILSIKLGPALKIYNSILMLKNADEE
- the l3mbtl1b gene encoding lethal(3)malignant brain tumor-like protein 4 isoform X2, encoding MTDTPPSDGPSQGAEFDMMGALDWKDGIATLPGSDIRFRMTEFGTLEIVTDLEVKGQEAEPNCETLDPAQSHTPTPPPEGQSQPGTATAPANQSQPGSSQGKAPGPVLLSLEEGPSMEGPSVEVGPSVEVGSSADVGPNGELSRCRACGGRVTRDALLQGKFCSSICAQPSSGRSSPGEARESQAVEGERLGKRVRKKRKIYMDSGDEEEDNQEEPEEKAKATKGRRGAKIAKLATAPPNKKRAWSWPAYLEEERAIAAPIKLFKEHQSFPQSRNSFKVGMKLEGLDPSHPSLFCVLTVAEIQGYRVRLHFDGYPECYDFWANADSWDLKPAGWCEKNGHKLLLPKGCKDGEFNWSMYVKNCRGQLAPKHLFKSLNTSVTPSGFRAGMKLEAVDRKNPSLICVATIAAVVDNRLLIHFDNWDDTYDYWCDASSPYIHPVGYCEEAELTLTTPAGKTQTKTHVEYKQPKSFSWEKYLEETGTQAAPARAFKPRPPHGFQIGMKVEAVDKRNPMLIRVATIVDTEDHRLKIHFDGWSSEYDYWVETDCPDLHPVGWCQKTGHPLQYPNGSSDLLTAPGQGCPTPGCNGVGHIRGPRYGTHYTQVSCPYSEMNLNKEGLLPDRLSGERPSTLGGPHPRGRRPDPHANTTTPTSSTPDQQEGAEDSQNRKPVTVEAERSGRNSQLEPLGGANEQSHNGTRPKRTAPVPKYLKMHYVKEESGDSKASPDAISLQQALHESVFSPGISASPPHRVALCWDKHCQLLPEVLGLTAKRVATWSAEEVATFVKGLPGCKEHAATFKTEQIDGEAFLLLTQTDIVKILSIKLGPALKIYNSILMLKNADEE
- the l3mbtl1b gene encoding lethal(3)malignant brain tumor-like protein 4 isoform X4, whose protein sequence is MTDTPPSDGPSQGAEFDMMGALDWKDGIATLPGSDIRFRMTEFGTLEIVTDLEVKGQEAEPNCETLDPAQSHTPTPPPEGQSQPGTATAPANQSQPGSSQGKAPGPVLLSLEEGPSMEGPSVEVGPSVEVGSSADVGPNGELSRCRACGGRVTRDALLQGKFCSSICAQPSSGRSSPGEARESQAVEGERLGKRVRKKRKIYMDSGDEEEDNQEEPEEKAKATKGRRGAKIAKLATAPPNKKRAWSWPAYLEEERAIAAPIKLFKEHQSFPQSRNSFKVGMKLEGLDPSHPSLFCVLTVAEIQGYRVRLHFDGYPECYDFWANADSWDLKPAGWCEKNGHKLLLPKGCKDGEFNWSMYVKNCRGQLAPKHLFKSLNTSVTPSGFRAGMKLEAVDRKNPSLICVATIAAVVDNRLLIHFDNWDDTYDYWCDASSPYIHPVGYCEEAELTLTTPAEYKQPKSFSWEKYLEETGTQAAPARAFKPRPPHGFQIGMKVEAVDKRNPMLIRVATIVDTEDHRLKIHFDGWSSEYDYWVETDCPDLHPVGWCQKTGHPLQYPNGSSDLLTAPGQGCPTPGCNGVGHIRGPRYGTHYTQVSCPYSEMNLNKEGLLPDRLSGERPSTLGGPHPRGRRPDPHANTTTPTSSTPDQQEGAEDSQNRKPVTVEAERSGRNSQLEPLGGANEQSHNGTRPKRTAPVPKYLKMHYVKEESGDSKASPDAISLQQALHESVFSPGISASPPHRVALCWDKHCQLLPEVLGLTAKRVATWSAEEVATFVKGLPGCKEHAATFKTEQIDGEAFLLLTQTDIVKILSIKLGPALKIYNSILMLKNADEE
- the l3mbtl1b gene encoding lethal(3)malignant brain tumor-like protein 4 isoform X1; the protein is MTDTPPSDGPSQGAEFDMMGALDWKDGIATLPGSDIRFRMTEFGTLEIVTDLEVKGQEAEPNCETLDPAQSHTPTPPPEGQSQPGTATAPANQSQPGSSQGKAPGPVLLSLEEGPSMEGPSVEVGPSVEVGSSADVGPNGELSRCRACGGRVTRDALLQGKFCSSICAQPSSGRSSPGEARESQAVEGERLGKRVRKKRKIYMDSGDEEEDNQEEPEEKAKATKGRRGAKIAKLATAPPNKKRAWSWPAYLEEERAIAAPIKLFKEHQSFPQSRNSFKVGMKLEGLDPSHPSLFCVLTVAEIQGYRVRLHFDGYPECYDFWANADSWDLKPAGWCEKNGHKLLLPKVCLVGCKDGEFNWSMYVKNCRGQLAPKHLFKSLNTSVTPSGFRAGMKLEAVDRKNPSLICVATIAAVVDNRLLIHFDNWDDTYDYWCDASSPYIHPVGYCEEAELTLTTPAGKTQTKTHVEYKQPKSFSWEKYLEETGTQAAPARAFKPRPPHGFQIGMKVEAVDKRNPMLIRVATIVDTEDHRLKIHFDGWSSEYDYWVETDCPDLHPVGWCQKTGHPLQYPNGSSDLLTAPGQGCPTPGCNGVGHIRGPRYGTHYTQVSCPYSEMNLNKEGLLPDRLSGERPSTLGGPHPRGRRPDPHANTTTPTSSTPDQQEGAEDSQNRKPVTVEAERSGRNSQLEPLGGANEQSHNGTRPKRTAPVPKYLKMHYVKEESGDSKASPDAISLQQALHESVFSPGISASPPHRVALCWDKHCQLLPEVLGLTAKRVATWSAEEVATFVKGLPGCKEHAATFKTEQIDGEAFLLLTQTDIVKILSIKLGPALKIYNSILMLKNADEE